Proteins encoded in a region of the Pseudomonadota bacterium genome:
- a CDS encoding glycine zipper family protein, translating to MDTTKHSLTQIYFYPKEGQSTEQQSRDHYECYIWAVDQTDFDPSQSPLPTEERIKVVPVPPPGHDTVTMSIIGAVMGVLIAGPRHAAEGAIIGATGGALAGVASDTSRVQHAKQQEEAYASRNRVQIAKAERKALEFQRATSACLEGRGYSVR from the coding sequence ATGGACACCACAAAGCATTCCCTTACTCAAATTTATTTTTATCCAAAAGAAGGCCAGTCGACAGAACAGCAGTCCCGCGATCATTATGAATGTTACATCTGGGCCGTGGATCAGACTGACTTTGATCCAAGTCAGTCACCTTTGCCTACCGAAGAACGTATTAAAGTGGTGCCTGTCCCTCCACCTGGACATGATACTGTCACAATGTCTATTATAGGTGCGGTAATGGGGGTATTAATTGCAGGGCCAAGACATGCAGCAGAAGGCGCTATTATCGGTGCAACCGGCGGCGCTTTAGCAGGCGTTGCTTCCGATACCTCAAGAGTGCAACATGCCAAACAGCAGGAGGAAGCCTACGCATCACGTAATCGTGTGCAAATTGCCAAAGCTGAAAGAAAAGCACTTGAATTTCAGCGCGCAACGTCTGCATGCCTTGAAGGGCGCGGCTATAGTGTAAGGTAA